A DNA window from Flavobacterium sp. contains the following coding sequences:
- a CDS encoding UDP-glucose 6-dehydrogenase: MEITKICCIGAGYVGGPTMAVIAQKCPHIQVTVVDLNEQRIKDWNDPNTDNIPIYEPGLSEIVAEARGRNLFFSTDVEKAIDEAQIIFISVNTPTKTYGKGKGMAADLKYIELCARQIAKVAKQNKIVVEKSTLPVRTAEAIKSILDNTGNGVQFQILSNPEFLAEGTAVTDLLAPDRILIGGDTTPEGEEAINALVNVYANWVSKDKILTTNVWSSELSKLTANAFLAQRISSINAMSELCEKTGADVNEVAKAIGMDSRIGPKFLKASVGFGGSCFQKDILNLVYIAKTYGLNEVADYWEQVIIMNDHQKRRFSNKIVQTLYNTVADKKIAFLGWAFKKDTNDTRESAAIYVADDLINEQAKISVYDPKVSKSKMLSDLDYLETRTKEENLDALKIFENAYEACKDAHAVAVLTEWDEFTTYDWQKIYESMHKPAFIFDGRNILDANKLKSIGFVYNGIGS, from the coding sequence ATGGAAATTACAAAAATTTGCTGCATTGGTGCTGGTTATGTTGGAGGTCCTACAATGGCAGTTATAGCGCAAAAATGCCCGCATATTCAGGTTACAGTCGTAGATTTGAACGAACAAAGAATTAAAGATTGGAATGATCCAAATACTGATAATATTCCTATTTATGAGCCAGGTCTTTCTGAAATTGTGGCAGAAGCCAGAGGAAGAAACCTGTTTTTTTCAACAGACGTTGAAAAAGCAATTGATGAAGCACAAATAATTTTTATCTCAGTAAATACCCCAACTAAAACTTATGGTAAAGGTAAAGGTATGGCTGCAGACCTAAAATATATTGAATTATGTGCCAGACAAATTGCAAAAGTTGCCAAACAAAATAAAATTGTAGTCGAAAAATCGACTTTGCCAGTTAGAACGGCAGAAGCCATAAAAAGTATTTTAGATAATACCGGAAATGGAGTTCAGTTTCAAATTTTATCGAACCCTGAATTTTTAGCTGAAGGAACTGCTGTTACAGATTTATTAGCTCCTGACAGAATTTTAATCGGTGGCGATACAACACCTGAAGGTGAAGAAGCAATTAATGCTTTAGTAAATGTGTATGCAAATTGGGTAAGTAAAGATAAAATTTTAACAACAAATGTTTGGTCTTCTGAATTATCAAAGTTAACTGCTAACGCATTTTTAGCACAGCGAATTTCGTCAATCAATGCAATGTCTGAGTTGTGTGAAAAAACAGGAGCAGATGTAAATGAAGTTGCTAAAGCTATCGGAATGGATAGTAGAATTGGTCCTAAGTTTTTAAAAGCATCAGTAGGTTTTGGAGGGTCTTGTTTTCAAAAAGATATTTTAAACTTGGTTTATATTGCTAAAACATACGGCTTAAATGAGGTTGCAGATTACTGGGAGCAGGTTATAATTATGAATGATCACCAAAAGAGAAGATTCTCAAATAAGATTGTTCAAACATTATACAATACAGTTGCTGATAAAAAAATTGCTTTTTTAGGCTGGGCTTTCAAAAAAGATACAAATGATACAAGAGAATCGGCTGCGATATATGTTGCAGATGATTTGATAAATGAACAGGCTAAAATTTCTGTTTATGATCCAAAAGTTTCAAAAAGTAAAATGTTAAGTGATTTGGATTATTTAGAAACTAGAACCAAAGAAGAAAATCTTGATGCCTTAAAAATATTTGAAAATGCATATGAGGCATGTAAAGATGCTCACGCAGTTGCTGTGTTAACTGAATGGGATGAATTTACTACATACGATTGGCAGAAAATTTATGAATCAATGCACAAACCAGCATTTATTTTTGA